A single genomic interval of Rhododendron vialii isolate Sample 1 chromosome 3a, ASM3025357v1 harbors:
- the LOC131320433 gene encoding AT-hook motif nuclear-localized protein 15-like, with product MANRWWAGNVSMRNATEDDNGTGGSNSSGSNQTHGGGDEESQENTNQQPAEGKTPGDSKPGSSGRRPRGRPAGSKNKPKPPVVITKESPNALRSHILEITSGSDVSESIAAFAQRRHRGVSVLSGSGVVTNVNLRQPAAPGGVITLHGRFEILSLSGAFLPGPSPPGATGLTVYLAGGQGQVVGGNVVGPLVASGPVMVVAATFSNATYERLPLEEEAAGGGEGMELQPPLMGSGSGSGSQTHTLVNPSGTMPMYNLPPNLMPSSGGQMTYGGHDVFWAPPPHPPPSY from the coding sequence ATGGCGAACCGGTGGTGGGCCGGAAATGTGTCGATGAGAAACGCGACGGAAGATGACAATGGTACTGGGGGATCAAACAGTAGTGGAAGCAACCAAACACACGGAGGAGGAGATGAAGAAAGCCAAGAAAATACTAATCAACAACCAGCAGAAGGCAAAACCCCCGGAGACTCGAAACCGGGGAGCTCCGGCCGCCGGCCCAGAGGCCGACCGGCCGGTTCGAAAAACAAGCCGAAGCCTCCGGTCGTCATCACGAAGGAAAGCCCCAACGCCCTCCGTAGCCACATACTGGAAATCACCAGCGGCAGTGACGTCTCCGAGAGCATCGCCGCCTTCGCCCAGCGGCGCCACCGCGGTGTCTCGGTGCTCAGCGGCAGCGGCGTCGTCACCAACGTGAACCTCCGCCAGCCGGCCGCCCCGGGTGGAGTGATCACGCTCCACGGGAGGTTCGAGATACTGTCCTTGTCGGGGGCTTTTTTACCTGGACCGTCCCCGCCCGGGGCGACCGGGCTGACGGTGTACTTGGCGGGCGGGCAGGGGCAGGTTGTGGGAGGGAATGTGGTGGGGCCGTTGGTGGCGTCAGGGCCGGTGATGGTTGTTGCGGCGACGTTTTCGAATGCTACTTACGAGCGACTGCCTCTGGAGGAAGAGGCCGCGGGGGGAGGAGAAGGAATGGAATTGCAGCCGCCGTTGATGGGTAGTGGGAGTGGTTCGGGTTCTCAAACGCACACCTTGGTTAATCCTTCAGGGACTATGCCGATGTATAATCTGCCTCCTAATTTGATGCCCAGTAGTGGTGGTCAGATGACTTATGGCGGCCATGATGTGTTTTGGGCTCCTCCTCCACACCCCCCTCCCTCTTATTGA
- the LOC131320438 gene encoding thylakoid lumenal 15 kDa protein 1, chloroplastic isoform X3, producing MASRIRGRVCVRIQRTELDMNGLLLHLSYPLLVEVELSLTETRPSQAQMALLNISLCSKLPPNPPLSLLHKPHPSSSLSLHKPSPNLFSPIAQSVAKVGFVALLSSSLFFVHPALAFKGGGPYGAEVTRGQDLTGKDFSGKSLIKQDFKTSILRQANFKGAKLLGASFFDADLTGADLSEADLRGADFSLASVTKANLSNANLEGATLTGNTSFKGSKITGADFTDVPLRDDQREYLCTIADGTLTFTVV from the exons ATGGCATCCCGAATTCGTGGACGTGTGTGTGTACGTATACAACGAACTGAGCTGGATATGAACGGATTATTACTTCATTTATCCTATCCATTGCTGGTTGAAGTTGAACTCTCACTGACAGAGACTCGTCCGTCTCAGGCGCAAATGGCCCTTCTCAACATCTCCCTCTGTTCAAAACTCCCTCCAAatccacccctctctctcctccacaaGCCTCAtccctcctcttctctctctctccacaaaccTTCTCCAAACCTCTTCTCTCCTATCGCCCAATCCGTCGCAAAGGTGGGCTTTGTcgctcttctctcttcttccctcttcTTCGTCCATCCCGCGCTCGCATTCAAG GGCGGAGGTCCCTACGGTGCTGAAGTAACGAGGGGCCAGGATCTCACTGGAAAAGATTTTAGCGGCAAGAGCTTGATCAAGCAAGACTTCAAAACG TCAATATTGAGACAAGCCAATTTCAAAGGTGCCAAGTTACTAGGAGCTAGCTTCTTCGATGCTGATTTAACAG GGGCTGATCTTTCTGAAGCTGATCTCAGAGGTGCGGACTTTTCCTTGGCTAGTGTGACAAAG GCAAACCTGAGTAATGCTAACTTGGAAGGAGCAACGCTAACTGGAAACACATCTTTCAAGGGTTCAAAAATAACTGGTGCAG ACTTCACAGATGTGCCTCTGAGAGATGATCAACGAGAATACCTTTGCACAATTGCGGATGG CACTCTCACCTTCACTGTTGTTTGA
- the LOC131320438 gene encoding thylakoid lumenal 15 kDa protein 1, chloroplastic isoform X4, translating into MASRIRGRVCVRIQRTELDMNGLLLHLSYPLLVEVELSLTETRPSQAQMALLNISLCSKLPPNPPLSLLHKPHPSSSLSLHKPSPNLFSPIAQSVAKVGFVALLSSSLFFVHPALAFKGGGPYGAEVTRGQDLTGKDFSGKSLIKQDFKTSILRQANFKGAKLLGASFFDADLTGADLSEADLRGADFSLASVTKANLSNANLEGATLTGNTSFKGSKITDFTDVPLRDDQREYLCTIADGTLTFTVV; encoded by the exons ATGGCATCCCGAATTCGTGGACGTGTGTGTGTACGTATACAACGAACTGAGCTGGATATGAACGGATTATTACTTCATTTATCCTATCCATTGCTGGTTGAAGTTGAACTCTCACTGACAGAGACTCGTCCGTCTCAGGCGCAAATGGCCCTTCTCAACATCTCCCTCTGTTCAAAACTCCCTCCAAatccacccctctctctcctccacaaGCCTCAtccctcctcttctctctctctccacaaaccTTCTCCAAACCTCTTCTCTCCTATCGCCCAATCCGTCGCAAAGGTGGGCTTTGTcgctcttctctcttcttccctcttcTTCGTCCATCCCGCGCTCGCATTCAAG GGCGGAGGTCCCTACGGTGCTGAAGTAACGAGGGGCCAGGATCTCACTGGAAAAGATTTTAGCGGCAAGAGCTTGATCAAGCAAGACTTCAAAACG TCAATATTGAGACAAGCCAATTTCAAAGGTGCCAAGTTACTAGGAGCTAGCTTCTTCGATGCTGATTTAACAG GGGCTGATCTTTCTGAAGCTGATCTCAGAGGTGCGGACTTTTCCTTGGCTAGTGTGACAAAG GCAAACCTGAGTAATGCTAACTTGGAAGGAGCAACGCTAACTGGAAACACATCTTTCAAGGGTTCAAAAATAACTG ACTTCACAGATGTGCCTCTGAGAGATGATCAACGAGAATACCTTTGCACAATTGCGGATGG CACTCTCACCTTCACTGTTGTTTGA
- the LOC131320438 gene encoding thylakoid lumenal 15 kDa protein 1, chloroplastic isoform X1: MASRIRGRVCVRIQRTELDMNGLLLHLSYPLLVEVELSLTETRPSQAQMALLNISLCSKLPPNPPLSLLHKPHPSSSLSLHKPSPNLFSPIAQSVAKVGFVALLSSSLFFVHPALAFKGGGPYGAEVTRGQDLTGKDFSGKSLIKQDFKTSILRQANFKGAKLLGASFFDADLTGADLSEADLRGADFSLASVTKANLSNANLEGATLTGNTSFKGSKITGADFTDVPLRDDQREYLCTIADGVNPTTGNATRDTLLCN, from the exons ATGGCATCCCGAATTCGTGGACGTGTGTGTGTACGTATACAACGAACTGAGCTGGATATGAACGGATTATTACTTCATTTATCCTATCCATTGCTGGTTGAAGTTGAACTCTCACTGACAGAGACTCGTCCGTCTCAGGCGCAAATGGCCCTTCTCAACATCTCCCTCTGTTCAAAACTCCCTCCAAatccacccctctctctcctccacaaGCCTCAtccctcctcttctctctctctccacaaaccTTCTCCAAACCTCTTCTCTCCTATCGCCCAATCCGTCGCAAAGGTGGGCTTTGTcgctcttctctcttcttccctcttcTTCGTCCATCCCGCGCTCGCATTCAAG GGCGGAGGTCCCTACGGTGCTGAAGTAACGAGGGGCCAGGATCTCACTGGAAAAGATTTTAGCGGCAAGAGCTTGATCAAGCAAGACTTCAAAACG TCAATATTGAGACAAGCCAATTTCAAAGGTGCCAAGTTACTAGGAGCTAGCTTCTTCGATGCTGATTTAACAG GGGCTGATCTTTCTGAAGCTGATCTCAGAGGTGCGGACTTTTCCTTGGCTAGTGTGACAAAG GCAAACCTGAGTAATGCTAACTTGGAAGGAGCAACGCTAACTGGAAACACATCTTTCAAGGGTTCAAAAATAACTGGTGCAG ACTTCACAGATGTGCCTCTGAGAGATGATCAACGAGAATACCTTTGCACAATTGCGGATGG GGTGAATCCAACAACTGGTAATGCAACACGAGACACATTACTTTGCAACTAG
- the LOC131320438 gene encoding thylakoid lumenal 15 kDa protein 1, chloroplastic isoform X2 has product MASRIRGRVCVRIQRTELDMNGLLLHLSYPLLVEVELSLTETRPSQAQMALLNISLCSKLPPNPPLSLLHKPHPSSSLSLHKPSPNLFSPIAQSVAKVGFVALLSSSLFFVHPALAFKGGGPYGAEVTRGQDLTGKDFSGKSLIKQDFKTSILRQANFKGAKLLGASFFDADLTGADLSEADLRGADFSLASVTKANLSNANLEGATLTGNTSFKGSKITDFTDVPLRDDQREYLCTIADGVNPTTGNATRDTLLCN; this is encoded by the exons ATGGCATCCCGAATTCGTGGACGTGTGTGTGTACGTATACAACGAACTGAGCTGGATATGAACGGATTATTACTTCATTTATCCTATCCATTGCTGGTTGAAGTTGAACTCTCACTGACAGAGACTCGTCCGTCTCAGGCGCAAATGGCCCTTCTCAACATCTCCCTCTGTTCAAAACTCCCTCCAAatccacccctctctctcctccacaaGCCTCAtccctcctcttctctctctctccacaaaccTTCTCCAAACCTCTTCTCTCCTATCGCCCAATCCGTCGCAAAGGTGGGCTTTGTcgctcttctctcttcttccctcttcTTCGTCCATCCCGCGCTCGCATTCAAG GGCGGAGGTCCCTACGGTGCTGAAGTAACGAGGGGCCAGGATCTCACTGGAAAAGATTTTAGCGGCAAGAGCTTGATCAAGCAAGACTTCAAAACG TCAATATTGAGACAAGCCAATTTCAAAGGTGCCAAGTTACTAGGAGCTAGCTTCTTCGATGCTGATTTAACAG GGGCTGATCTTTCTGAAGCTGATCTCAGAGGTGCGGACTTTTCCTTGGCTAGTGTGACAAAG GCAAACCTGAGTAATGCTAACTTGGAAGGAGCAACGCTAACTGGAAACACATCTTTCAAGGGTTCAAAAATAACTG ACTTCACAGATGTGCCTCTGAGAGATGATCAACGAGAATACCTTTGCACAATTGCGGATGG GGTGAATCCAACAACTGGTAATGCAACACGAGACACATTACTTTGCAACTAG